The Capsicum annuum cultivar UCD-10X-F1 chromosome 1, UCD10Xv1.1, whole genome shotgun sequence sequence ccatgtctaactcaattagatcagctaacaagactctatgaagaacgataacaggacactttttatacactttctgggcaacaatcgaatcatccactggggtagaaactaagataggctcaggaataatctcaggactcatttcaaaattcacagcaatcaaaggtgtaacatatgagaaactggatccaggatctaacaaagcatacacatcaaactaaaatatacgaagcataccagtaacaacattaggagagtcctcttgttcctggcgggatggtagagcatagaatctattctggcactgcccgccaaCATTGCTaaaagaggcgccctgagctggggctgggcgagtcgctggaactggagcattACAGTTTGAGTTTGGGTCTGAGGGTGATAGCCACGACACCCTTGTCCATCccgtggacaatctctaactctgtgacccatgtcaccacaccgaaaacaacccctTTTGTCACCCCAAAACTCACTCGAATGAGCCccaccacacttaggacacaggggacgatttggcttactgccagcactgtactgggacctagatgcatatgacctgctaccttgctcttgcctacctctaggcacgggagcactagcagatgacggtgttGGCATAGacaaatgatcctgatactgagggcgactccctccctgcgatctagtctgaccctattcGTGCGGCTCaaatctagctctcttattccctcttattctatctctctccttaatcttgtctgcctcaatctgttgggcatgagtcatcagcctagaaagattcatctcactattcagcatagcagacctatactccttaaccacataactagacactccagtcacaaacttactcatactagcccgattatcagccactaagttaggagcatacttggccaattgattgaagtttagacagtactccctaacagtcatagaaacctgtcgcaggttcataaactcttccaccttcacctccctcatctccgaagggaaaaacttatccaggaatgcatcctggaactcttgccaagttgtagggacatcTCCCTCAcgtctacctttcctccaagcaacaatccagtcataagcaaggtctttcaacctatacgcagccaactccacactatattCCTCATATACATGCATCActtgagtaatcttctgcacctcctctaaaaacaactgtggatcctcatcagacttggacccatagaatttcggcgaattcatccgcatgaagtcacggatcctagaagcagctgaatcacctccctgctgctgtagagccggggccgggttggcctgaacatttgcagtaatagcttagGCCAGTGCTTGAAAGGCTggccaaaattcagcatgagacacgttttcattcaatgggttagtggattgaggttgctgaccatcattatttcttctcgctcgacgtggaggcatatttctaaaaaagaagagcacgaatcaatagcagagagagaaactttaagcacgatagacttttgaaagaaagaatcacactttttcctaaaacatcttgtagcctcttgctcatagatgtggcgcgctacacaccgatgatcaagactctacttaacgcggcttgtcagactccctaggacaccttaaaaccttaggctctgataccaagtttgtaacgcctcgaaaaatGAGTCCCGGAGTGTCATACGGttcttgaggctacaagtagccccaagctaaccctttgagccatttttattcagttcaacacaaatcaacgggatttccataaataaccctcaaatatcaacagagtaatcatcgtccaagaataaaagaatttcggAAAGATAACAAAacacgacttattagtcaactcccaatatctatactagtctgacaagcctctaagaaaatcaataaaaccagcgagccattgagatatgccccaactgactcatactcaattatcaaatgtaaatgatttcgtgaaaccaatatcagacatcacgtcctcggaatatgaggactcaccacaacagaggatgtagaacagcgtgcccgaagaatcactatcgaacttggaattgagcacctgaacctacattctgagaaaatgcagcccacatccgaagatgtgggtcagtaccatggataggaaccgagtatatgagggtgtatgcagttatataaacatcatcatcataaatatttataagaaatatacagaatgtatgaaagactcacatagcccgaagaaaatcatcataatcatgagaggatgaaataagtacaataacacatgtgagtcatcatataatttgtcaatcactttcagttcatcaagaatatcaattctcataatgtaaatatcatttaaatctttcgaaagaataactttcacaattccactttcaaatcacttcaccattgagatcctataaccgacataaaccatatgagctctATGGaatccaacgtacaacccacgttagggagagccgtcctatccttgccatcggagtaggactatcgatatcaaatccacacaaactagtgatcactatataaatcagcctcaggctcactcctatgggggcacgtagttctagggaagtaaggtcactttatacctcccactcggtgctaaagatttctcccgaacttagctcagatcatttcaaagacaatccataacaaaataatttcagtaatatataaatatacatcgggagtcatcatgcttcccatctatcaaaatcaactaagttgtggatttctttcacactcgagttcaaaacaactccattaagatcaaaagatcaaatcattcaaaatatctcaaatattcaacttgaacgtgcttataacacacactttctaaaaaaacacaatttctaataggggttcacgacccaaatatcaaaatcatgataaatatcgttcaagattcatactttatatctccacacatgtaaattcatctttcaaaatcattaacatcaagatttcataataatcatcataagatatgggttcatgcttcaaatttgtaaaaatcaaataaaaatcatgcctttgtaaaaaattacttttgggcacaagaacaaaagagagttcttgttgaaaaaccccacataccttgaatgatgaactttagatcgatactcatttttgagatgttaatcgtgcctttgaatgatggttcttggagttcttgaactaggaacttggaatcttgaataaatttgcagaattaatggtgaactttggaggttcttgaagttggatgtaggagcttagggttttctttttaagggaatttaatgaaatataacatataatgcttctaataggctttaatttagggtttggacggattttgggtaagggagaatgaccaaaactcccctaaaaatcaaataattctcgaatctgtcctttggtggtttgttttgatagtttgaagtagatcaaccataacattttactctgatatccaaattggatgaaaccaatttcattagaaagaggactctcatatctttccgttgatatatagtatctcacccagatcattgtgtacgaggaggtataatcgtttgaagttgaccccaaaatttgcttttgataggctgaagtagatcgaccataacttttttctccgatagacaaattggatgaaaccaatttcattggaaagaggactcgcagagcttttcgttgatatatagtaaatcacccatatcattatgtacaaggagttatgatcgtttaaagttggagcaaaaatacgccaggcctcagtactttttcctgcacgttttactgttcactactattcacggttcgatcggaatgttcataactcgtcgttcgggtgtctattttggatgatctatatatcgttggaaagcttatttgatactctatgcaatagtgggcataatctaagacatttcgcacgaaaaatttataattcattctagaagatagaatccaacacgtttacgcacaaaatttcaatgaaaaatttcccggggtattacaatgttgCAGTACTAAAGCAcatttgaagctgattccaatcGATGAGtgacttgttgcaacagataattaacctgttatgacagatgacttacctgttgcaacaaacggTGCgtttgttggaatcgagttcaggttctattgcaataTGTAACTAATctttgcaacagatatttacctagttgcaacagacaacacgctgttagaatcgagttcaggttctattgcaacaggttataatctgttgtaacagatgggtcatatgttgcaatagatgactcatctgttctATTCATGTCACGACACTATAaagccataaacatgaatccaatatatgagtttTCCGTTTAAATAAATGTCTCCTCTGTCGCAttagatgattgatctgtttaaacaaatggctcttatgttgtattcatgttcgcgtgctatctattgttgaaaaaacagcacaatagcagttacccataTGAccaattcaactaaaaatcataatttgacttatcaaagtctcctatgaagtaatgccaaagtgaaaagtgatgtacgaaacaaaatctgacctaaaaaattggtcaaatagcagtagtagcagtaacaacaacaacaacaatggtcaacaagaaaatgatgaagatgataatgaagtagaagatgatgataatgaagtagaagataatgaataaagcagcaacaacaatgaacaacaaaggtcgctaagagagagaaaacaacaaacgatgagaagagagagaaacacgtctTTTCCCCCTCAGTTTCacgttatattaggtaaacatttagattaaagtataaatttaaaaatttatgggctattctcaaacttacccaactttgTTAATCCAAGTAATCGTCACACTTCTGCCACCACACTTAATTTCAAACTCTTTAATCATTTTTAGCTCAAAGCCCCCACATACTATGCTACTTATGAAATTTTCCCAAACAAATAATcccaattttcttttttaaaaacattaaatCCAAAATAGCAAACAAAAAAGTTTTTCTCCAATTCCCAAACCAATCGGGAAAGCCCCCAAAACCCTTTCCCCTTGCAAGCGAAAAATTTCCTGCGATCTCTTCATATTCTCCCTCTCCCTTCACTTTCTTCTTTCCCTTTCCTCGTTGAATTCATAACTTACAAAATCCAAATTCAACATCATATATGTATCtatatttttaattgaattagtttttgtattttggaaatttcTCTCAATTCCTTTCCCTATCCATGCATAGTCAATTTCCCGAAAAAATTCAGAAATATCTACTTCAATGGGTGCCTTAACATGTACTAACCGTAAACGCGGTGACGATTTTTTCACCTCAAATTACAAAACCCCACTTTCAGTTTCCTCCAATTTTGATCACATATCCAAAAAACCTAGGCTTATGAATCAAATCCATGATCACCCTATTCCCAGAAAATCAACAGTTACAAGAATTTTCAAATACCCATCCACCATAACTCCTATAAAAAGAGAAATTCATGCTCCTTGTAGACGATCAAAAATTGGTTTCTattcaaattttgacaaaatggGGAATTTTCTAGCGCAACAGTATGATAGAGCTAAAAGAAGTGCATATGAAACGCTGAGGTATgtgaaaaaagataaagaagtgataaaaattgatgatgatgacgacgaaAAAAATTGTGGAAAGGAATTGGAATTGGAAAATGTTTTTTTTGCGAAAAGGGGTCGTGCTAGCGGGTCAGGTCAGAAAAGGGAGGAGAGTAATGGGGTTGTTGAAATCATGGATAATTCTGATAGGAACTTTCAGGTTTCGAGTTTTTCGGCTGTAACAACAGTGTTAAATGATGGGAATTTGAAGGCGGAGAACACAGAAAAGATGCTGGATTCGTTATCTTTGAGTGGCAAGTTTGATGATGATTCTTCGTCCTCCGTACCATCGTATAAGAAATTGTTGGATTCAGCTGAGAAAAGAAATGATAATTTAAAGAGACTCCAGTTTCAGATAGAGTATACTGAGAAGCTTCGCGAGACACAACATTTGTTGAGGTCCCAGCAGAAAGAAGAATATGTTAAGGAGGTGATATTGCTCGAGCTTTTATTATAATGTCGTTTGATTTGcaattatatgaaaaattaagctgaagtttgttatttttgtggttTATTAACTTGCAGGATGTGATCATAGAACCCTTTGTGCGCCTTGCCGAGGAGGAAGAGGCTGAAGTTTCTCGCGCTTTATCTAATTCTAACCGGTATAACTTATTTAAACTTCACTTTGTTTTCGGACTTCTGCAATGTTCAATTTTGCAATTTCTTTATATGTTTCATGGACTTGCTTTTGCAGGAGGAAGGTTTTGGTAACCCATGAAAATTCCAATATAGATATAACTGGAGAGAAATTGCAGTGTTTGAGACCTGGGGCATGGTTGAATGATGAGGTAATACTTTAAGTCAGTTACCGAGCTGTAGTGGTTATAGAAATATATTGGAATGGAGTAAGGGGATGAAGAAGTTCTCTTCTTTTCCAGGTCATTAATGTGTATCTTGAGTTactcaaagagagagaaaaaagggaGCCCGAAAAGTTCTTGAAATGTCATTTCTTTAACACATTCTTTTACAAGAAGGTCAGTTCTATGCCTTTAAGCTCAACATTTGAGTTTCAAAGTTATTCAGTTGCTTGCTAGGTTACGGTTTGTGCTGTGTATTCAAAGATAAAGTGTATCAGCCATTCTAGGtttatatcatttttcttttgcatgaatgTTCACACCATGGATGTTTTTCATGGGGGTTGGGGGGTGATTTtgtttccttcatttttttcttttcccttcCCATTTCACATTTCTTGGAATTGGAGGTTGTTTGTATGTCCAAGTCATTAAAAGCTTCAGACTAACTGGCTAGAACACCAcagttaaatataaaaataaaataaatacgtATGGATTTACATCACACAGACGCACTCCCAAAGTTGCTAACCATGTTTCCCCAGTCTGCCTGTCACTTTATACtcggagaagaaaaaaaatgcacTTTTATCATGGATGCCCGAAGCATAGATTGGCATGCTTGATCATTAATCTTTTATAGCAtttataaaaaaatgtttttcttttatttgatgaGTTAAAAGCTTCATTGTagcctaagttgctcggactctccaaaaatgttgttgcATCCgagtcggatcctccaaaaatacactatttttggaggatccaacacacacccattgatatttttaaagagtctgagcaacatagatTGTAGCCATCAAGTATATGCAAAAGAGTACTGCATTCGAGTATATGCAAAAGAGTACTGCATTCGAGattataaaaatattgagttGAACTCCTAAATATAGGTAGCTACCCTAAGATCAGAGTGCTAACAAAATGCAAAAATTGTCAGGGAATCTATAGGGGATATATTGTTCCAGCTGCATATTACAAAAAACGTCTAGCCTTAATAGGCTGGTATGGGGTTGATAAACCATCAAAGCATCTTCTGTTCCTTTCCGCCCTTAAATTCCTGCAAATGCAAGGTGGAATCATCCGCCATATGCTTCTGATGGATTTTTACCAGCTACTCCAACATTCAAAAGCCTCTTTGGTGGTCTGTGGCATGGCTCAACTGAGTCCAAAAAATGGATTGAAACATACTCCACATATCAGTGCAACTGtacatgaattaaaataagaTTTTTGGTTTCTATGGCCTTATATCACATAAAACATTTATCACAATCTGGATGCTCCTTTTGCTGAGGATGTCCTGAGTTAGTGAGGCTTCATGCAGCGCAGTCCAGctaaaacatatgatatttgGAAGCAGTTTTATCCTTCATATTAACTTCCAAGGCCAGTAGTCCCATTTTGTTTTGTGCCCGAAATGAAGCATATCCATCTTTGACAGAATCGCTTCCCATTATTACTCCATGTTAGCATGCTTCTCTCTAGACTGGAAGAGTAGAGAGAAGTTGAGGAGAGAGAA is a genomic window containing:
- the LOC107842937 gene encoding ubiquitin-like-specific protease ESD4 isoform X4, whose protein sequence is MGALTCTNRKRGDDFFTSNYKTPLSVSSNFDHISKKPRLMNQIHDHPIPRKSTVTRIFKYPSTITPIKREIHAPCRRSKIGFYSNFDKMGNFLAQQYDRAKRSAYETLRYVKKDKEVIKIDDDDDEKNCGKELELENVFFAKRGRASGSGQKREESNGVVEIMDNSDRNFQVSSFSAVTTVLNDGNLKAENTEKMLDSLSLSGKFDDDSSSSVPSYKKLLDSAEKRNDNLKRLQFQIEYTEKLRETQHLLRSQQKEEYVKEDVIIEPFVRLAEEEEAEVSRALSNSNRRKVLVTHENSNIDITGEKLQCLRPGAWLNDEVINVYLELLKEREKREPEKFLKCHFFNTFFYKKLISGKGGYNYQPVKRWTSQRKLGYSLFECDKIFVPIHKQVHWCLAVINKKDEKFQYLDSLGGRDHQVLKVLV
- the LOC107842937 gene encoding ubiquitin-like-specific protease ESD4 isoform X1, encoding MGALTCTNRKRGDDFFTSNYKTPLSVSSNFDHISKKPRLMNQIHDHPIPRKSTVTRIFKYPSTITPIKREIHAPCRRSKIGFYSNFDKMGNFLAQQYDRAKRSAYETLRYVKKDKEVIKIDDDDDEKNCGKELELENVFFAKRGRASGSGQKREESNGVVEIMDNSDRNFQVSSFSAVTTVLNDGNLKAENTEKMLDSLSLSGKFDDDSSSSVPSYKKLLDSAEKRNDNLKRLQFQIEYTEKLRETQHLLRSQQKEEYVKEDVIIEPFVRLAEEEEAEVSRALSNSNRRKVLVTHENSNIDITGEKLQCLRPGAWLNDEVINVYLELLKEREKREPEKFLKCHFFNTFFYKKLISGKGGYNYQPVKRWTSQRKLGYSLFECDKIFVPIHKQVHWCLAVINKKDEKFQYLDSLGGRDHQVLKVLARYFIDEVKDKNGKDIDVRSWKLEFVEDLPEQENGFDCGMFMLKYTDFYSRDIGLCFNQVKQCTAILTAALDENENDEASCSKRAE
- the LOC107842937 gene encoding ubiquitin-like-specific protease ESD4 isoform X3 yields the protein MGALTCTNRKRGDDFFTSNYKTPLSVSSNFDHISKKPRLMNQIHDHPIPRKSTVTRIFKYPSTITPIKREIHAPCRRSKIGFYSNFDKMGNFLAQQYDRAKRSAYETLRYVKKDKEVIKIDDDDDEKNCGKELELENVFFAKRGRASGSGQKREESNGVVEIMDNSDRNFQVSSFSAVTTVLNDGNLKAENTEKMLDSLSLSGKFDDDSSSSVPSYKKLLDSAEKRNDNLKRLQFQIEYTEKLRETQHLLRSQQKEEYVKEDVIIEPFVRLAEEEEAEVSRALSNSNRRKVLVTHENSNIDITGEKLQCLRPGAWLNDEVINVYLELLKEREKREPEKFLKCHFFNTFFYKKLISGKGGYNYQPVKRWTSQRKLGYSLFECDKIFVPIHKQVHWCLAVINKKDEKFQYLDSLGGRDHQVLKVLMGCSVLNCCSYPLESHYPIG
- the LOC107842937 gene encoding ubiquitin-like-specific protease ESD4 isoform X5, which encodes MGALTCTNRKRGDDFFTSNYKTPLSVSSNFDHISKKPRLMNQIHDHPIPRKSTVTRIFKYPSTITPIKREIHAPCRRSKIGFYSNFDKMGNFLAQQYDRAKRSAYETLRYVKKDKEVIKIDDDDDEKNCGKELELENVFFAKRGRASGSGQKREESNGVVEIMDNSDRNFQVSSFSAVTTVLNDGNLKAENTEKMLDSLSLSGKFDDDSSSSVPSYKKLLDSAEKRNDNLKRLQFQIEYTEKLRETQHLLRSQQKEEYVKEDVIIEPFVRLAEEEEAEVSRALSNSNRRKVLVTHENSNIDITGEKLQCLRPGAWLNDEVINVYLELLKEREKREPEKFLKCHFFNTFFYKKLISGKGGYNYQPVKRWTSQRKLGYSLFECDKIFVPIHKQVHWCLAVINKKDEKFQYLDSLGGRDHQVLKVLARYFIDEVKDKNGKDIDVRSWKLEFVEDLPEQENGFDCGMFMLKYTDFYSRDIGLCFNQEHMRYFRTRTAKEILRLKAE
- the LOC107842937 gene encoding ubiquitin-like-specific protease ESD4 isoform X2; the protein is MGALTCTNRKRGDDFFTSNYKTPLSVSSNFDHISKKPRLMNQIHDHPIPRKSTVTRIFKYPSTITPIKREIHAPCRRSKIGFYSNFDKMGNFLAQQYDRAKRSAYETLRYVKKDKEVIKIDDDDDEKNCGKELELENVFFAKRGRASGSGQKREESNGVVEIMDNSDRNFQVSSFSAVTTVLNDGNLKAENTEKMLDSLSLSGKFDDDSSSSVPSYKKLLDSAEKRNDNLKRLQFQIEYTEKLRETQHLLRSQQKEEYVKEDVIIEPFVRLAEEEEAEVSRALSNSNRRKVLVTHENSNIDITGEKLQCLRPGAWLNDEVINVYLELLKEREKREPEKFLKCHFFNTFFYKKLISGKGGYNYQPVKRWTSQRKLGYSLFECDKIFVPIHKQVHWCLAVINKKDEKFQYLDSLGGRDHQVLKVLARYFIDEVKDKNGKDIDVRSWKLEFVEDLPEQENGSTCDILGRGLPRRS